A single window of Xylocopilactobacillus apicola DNA harbors:
- the holA gene encoding DNA polymerase III subunit delta codes for MDLNSYIKEIKKVPAVIYLATGDETALFNDLRRKTKQVANLQQASFTVLDLAEDSAENFLVELDNSSLFASKRYLYVEHFFSAFKKQFNAKQAKFLESRLKGSLAGVTLIFSGQGETIDRRIGINKLITRNASQVDLSKLKPNEVRAKLVQYFKRNPEVKLERPVIEEILTRTNFDYTALRAEIPKLELFLTTTTELTVKDVKELISANPDDNVFGLIGALSSKSLTTIMPLYRELLDFYGQPYVLNGALISNFQLLLQVKILSDAAYDQGLIQKKLGIHPYRIKLALQNSQRFSMRQLMRLNHLLLEMDQKIKTSTVNYDELFSDLILELKIGR; via the coding sequence ATGGATCTAAATAGTTACATAAAAGAAATCAAAAAAGTCCCCGCCGTTATTTATTTAGCGACGGGGGATGAGACAGCTTTATTTAATGATCTGCGCCGGAAAACGAAGCAAGTTGCCAATTTGCAGCAAGCTTCGTTTACGGTTTTGGATTTAGCCGAGGATTCGGCCGAGAATTTTCTAGTTGAGCTCGACAACTCAAGCCTTTTTGCGAGCAAAAGGTATCTTTATGTAGAGCACTTTTTCTCCGCTTTTAAAAAGCAGTTTAACGCAAAGCAAGCTAAGTTTCTTGAAAGCAGGTTAAAGGGCAGCTTGGCAGGAGTCACGCTGATTTTCAGCGGGCAAGGAGAAACAATCGATCGGCGTATTGGGATCAACAAGTTAATCACGCGTAATGCTTCCCAAGTGGATCTGAGCAAGTTAAAGCCTAATGAGGTTCGGGCCAAGTTAGTCCAATATTTTAAGCGAAATCCTGAGGTAAAGCTTGAAAGGCCAGTCATTGAAGAAATTTTGACGCGCACCAATTTTGATTATACAGCTTTAAGAGCTGAAATCCCGAAGCTTGAGCTGTTTTTGACGACGACAACCGAATTGACAGTTAAAGACGTCAAAGAGCTGATCAGTGCTAACCCGGATGATAATGTTTTTGGTTTAATTGGCGCTTTGAGCAGCAAAAGCTTGACGACAATTATGCCGCTTTACCGGGAACTGCTAGATTTTTACGGTCAGCCGTACGTTCTTAATGGGGCTTTAATCAGTAATTTTCAACTGCTGCTCCAAGTCAAAATTTTAAGCGACGCCGCTTACGATCAAGGCTTGATTCAAAAGAAGCTCGGGATTCATCCTTACCGGATTAAACTTGCCTTGCAAAATTCACAACGCTTTTCGATGCGTCAGTTAATGAGGCTGAATCATCTTTTACTTGAAATGGACCAGAAAATTAAAACTAGCACGGTCAATTATGACGAGTTATTTAGTGATTTAATTTTGGAGCTTAAAATTGGTCGCTGA
- a CDS encoding DNA internalization-related competence protein ComEC/Rec2, whose translation MRGYWIFPTLLFISLLYLVLSPQILLGILVICCLVRIYFLRNRLIWFWSFIFAIFALSWGCYSRYVDSQIQLPKTTEVLVNPNDVKVNGDLLQMRGTAGKIPVLMTAKLQSEAEKKGFAQITYWFTVTVYQDYKGIDAPRNEAEFNYQKFEHRQKGCNLRVSLGEFEINKVNENFGQRLLGLKKKFSLYLTTFPRYSQYFLKLLIGQQDDLLGKDRLSRLGLLSLFALSGMQLYFWLSMWQSLGARMRITATKVNIFCLCFLILIIFFNQGNVGLTRSAIFLAVSRLMMILKRRYARLDVWSFTFIAFLVERPFLLESLGGILSFLITFFMQVKKPENRLVTNVKINLLMLPVILQQVFVWNFLSIFLNFLFFPVISFLFPLFCLNLILHFPLFDQGVNFICWILYRILDQLSNLQFFEIVFGQISVTVALMLVLSGLLIFSKKGWSKLALTGLASCYLVLFLYIHFPLTGRVVMFDIGQGDSFLIETPFHKQVILIDTGGKVGLDKEPWQERTSKSRVETVTLNYLHSRGINHLDAVITTHQDADHIGDLPVLIKNMRIDRLIYGEGILQNKNYRKKVEPLKNTAKFIPVLAGQTVKIKGQELKILHPSTPGPGENNDSVTFLTHLGQLTFLFTGDLERDGEKQVLKQFSVQADVLKAGHHGSKTSTSKEFLEAVSPKIAWISAGRNNRYGHPSPETLNKLTQKNIPWLATLDVGMVYYEYNAFKNEMKSFKHGSK comes from the coding sequence ATGAGAGGCTATTGGATTTTTCCAACTTTGCTGTTCATTTCATTGCTTTATTTGGTTTTAAGTCCGCAGATTTTACTTGGAATCTTAGTTATTTGTTGTCTGGTCCGGATTTATTTTCTGAGAAATCGTTTGATTTGGTTTTGGAGTTTTATTTTTGCCATTTTTGCTTTGAGCTGGGGATGTTACAGTCGATATGTTGATTCTCAGATTCAACTTCCTAAGACAACTGAGGTTCTAGTCAATCCAAACGACGTGAAAGTTAACGGCGATCTGTTGCAGATGCGGGGAACTGCTGGTAAAATTCCGGTTTTGATGACCGCTAAGCTTCAATCAGAAGCTGAGAAAAAAGGATTTGCTCAAATTACATATTGGTTTACTGTGACAGTATATCAGGATTATAAGGGCATCGATGCACCACGCAATGAAGCAGAGTTTAATTATCAAAAATTTGAGCACCGTCAAAAGGGTTGCAATCTAAGGGTATCGCTGGGTGAATTTGAGATTAATAAAGTTAACGAAAATTTTGGACAGCGCTTGTTGGGGTTAAAGAAGAAATTTAGTTTGTACCTAACGACTTTTCCTCGTTATTCTCAATATTTTTTAAAGCTATTAATCGGTCAGCAGGATGATCTGTTAGGTAAAGATCGACTCAGCCGATTGGGATTGTTAAGTCTCTTTGCACTAAGCGGGATGCAGCTGTATTTCTGGCTGTCAATGTGGCAGAGTTTGGGAGCGAGAATGAGAATCACAGCGACAAAAGTTAACATTTTTTGTTTGTGTTTCCTGATTTTGATTATTTTTTTCAATCAGGGGAACGTCGGTCTGACGCGCAGTGCAATATTTTTGGCGGTGAGTCGCCTCATGATGATTTTAAAACGTCGCTATGCCCGCCTTGACGTTTGGTCCTTTACGTTCATCGCATTTTTGGTTGAACGACCATTTCTGCTTGAAAGTTTAGGCGGAATTTTGAGTTTCTTGATCACTTTTTTTATGCAGGTCAAGAAGCCAGAAAATCGCTTAGTGACCAATGTCAAAATAAATTTGTTGATGCTGCCGGTAATTTTGCAGCAGGTCTTTGTCTGGAACTTTCTGAGCATTTTCCTAAATTTTCTCTTTTTTCCGGTGATCTCGTTTCTGTTTCCACTATTTTGCCTCAACTTGATCCTTCATTTCCCGCTCTTTGATCAGGGAGTGAATTTTATCTGTTGGATTTTGTACCGCATATTAGATCAACTTTCTAATTTGCAATTTTTCGAGATTGTGTTTGGACAAATATCAGTAACTGTAGCGCTAATGTTAGTTTTATCAGGCCTTTTGATTTTTAGTAAAAAAGGTTGGTCCAAACTTGCGCTGACTGGACTTGCGAGCTGTTATTTAGTGCTTTTTCTTTATATTCACTTTCCGTTGACCGGACGTGTGGTGATGTTTGATATTGGCCAAGGCGATTCATTTTTGATTGAAACCCCGTTTCACAAACAAGTGATTTTGATCGATACCGGTGGAAAAGTTGGACTTGATAAAGAACCATGGCAGGAGCGCACAAGTAAATCAAGGGTGGAGACGGTGACGCTAAATTATTTGCATAGTCGCGGAATTAATCACTTGGACGCAGTAATAACCACGCATCAAGATGCCGATCATATTGGGGATCTGCCAGTGTTGATTAAGAATATGCGGATTGATCGGTTGATTTATGGTGAGGGAATTCTTCAAAATAAGAACTATCGCAAAAAAGTAGAGCCGTTAAAAAACACAGCCAAGTTTATTCCAGTTTTGGCGGGCCAAACGGTCAAAATCAAGGGGCAAGAATTAAAAATATTGCATCCATCAACTCCTGGACCAGGGGAGAATAATGATTCGGTAACGTTTTTGACGCATTTAGGTCAATTAACTTTTTTGTTTACCGGCGATCTGGAAAGGGACGGGGAAAAACAGGTCTTGAAGCAATTTTCCGTTCAGGCGGACGTACTAAAAGCTGGGCACCACGGGAGCAAGACTTCCACCAGCAAAGAATTTTTGGAGGCAGTTTCTCCAAAAATTGCCTGGATTTCTGCGGGGCGCAATAATCGTTATGGTCATCCGAGTCCTGAAACTTTGAACAAGCTAACTCAAAAAAATATTCCCTGGTTGGCGACACTAGACGTCGGAATGGTTTATTATGAATACAACGCATTTAAAAATGAAATGAAGAGTTTTAAACATGGATCTAAATAG
- a CDS encoding helix-hairpin-helix domain-containing protein, with translation MKFKKVLKKYYLALIAVVLVLVVGLGFLLMRPSKSSSKNDQLFESKSEKSSEKKSSGEQFVEIKGAVVKPGIYPIGKNTRLAEILKKAGGATPEADLKTVNLAKVARDQDSFYIPQKGEAPVAQTETAGSSPETGQEKERINLNTADLAELQKINGVGAKKAEKIIEYREANGGFRNIEDLKNIGGIGDKTFEALEDQITVSD, from the coding sequence ATGAAATTCAAAAAAGTTCTAAAGAAATATTATCTGGCGTTGATCGCCGTGGTGCTCGTACTTGTTGTCGGGTTAGGGTTCTTGTTGATGCGCCCGTCAAAGAGTTCCTCAAAAAATGATCAATTGTTTGAGTCGAAGTCGGAAAAAAGTAGCGAGAAAAAATCAAGTGGCGAGCAATTTGTAGAAATCAAAGGAGCGGTGGTTAAACCAGGAATTTATCCAATTGGTAAAAACACCCGCTTAGCGGAGATTTTGAAAAAAGCTGGCGGAGCGACCCCAGAGGCCGATTTAAAGACAGTTAATTTAGCGAAAGTCGCTCGCGATCAGGATTCTTTTTATATTCCCCAAAAAGGTGAAGCGCCAGTTGCTCAAACTGAAACCGCTGGATCATCACCAGAGACGGGCCAGGAAAAAGAAAGGATCAATTTGAATACCGCTGATTTGGCCGAGTTACAAAAGATTAACGGGGTTGGAGCAAAAAAAGCTGAGAAAATAATTGAGTACCGAGAGGCAAATGGTGGGTTTAGGAACATTGAAGATCTGAAAAATATCGGTGGCATCGGGGACAAGACATTTGAAGCCTTAGAAGATCAGATCACCGTTAGTGATTAG
- a CDS encoding M56 family metallopeptidase, with translation MNLSIPPLFLLLLIDGFLILGLDWLLHRKFAHQKNLFIFFKVLIILICLRLILYWGLLAVPNLFDFSFWFFVQVIWLIGTMVAFCFLFSRYYRLYRSRRFLKSLPKDYLSKAAKEQIAPNVKIYQSAAVDSPCVVGILHPALIFPLMPLLPGEEDYVLAHELNHLKNHDPLKKFLGELLLALYWCFPPAYFLIDDLNLINEITVDRQVVKNRGQNYYFGYVENLLSVAKRAKEADRRMSDANFFLGKNYLNIRIDFLLNSYNVGRPSVTFRLLTVVLLICLILIYGI, from the coding sequence ATGAATTTATCGATCCCCCCTTTATTTTTGCTGCTTTTAATTGATGGCTTTTTAATTTTGGGCTTGGATTGGCTTTTACATCGCAAATTTGCTCACCAGAAAAACCTCTTTATTTTCTTTAAAGTTTTAATTATCTTAATTTGCTTACGTTTGATTTTATATTGGGGTCTTTTGGCAGTGCCAAATTTGTTCGATTTCTCTTTTTGGTTTTTCGTCCAGGTGATTTGGTTAATTGGGACAATGGTCGCTTTTTGTTTCCTGTTTAGCCGCTATTATCGGCTTTATCGCAGTCGCCGTTTTTTGAAATCATTACCAAAAGATTATTTGTCCAAGGCGGCCAAAGAGCAAATTGCGCCTAACGTGAAAATTTATCAGTCAGCAGCAGTTGATTCCCCTTGTGTGGTTGGGATTTTGCATCCAGCGCTCATTTTCCCGCTAATGCCGCTTTTGCCAGGTGAAGAGGATTATGTGCTTGCTCATGAACTCAATCATCTGAAAAATCATGATCCTTTAAAAAAGTTTTTAGGCGAGCTATTGTTGGCGCTTTATTGGTGTTTTCCGCCAGCTTATTTTCTCATCGATGATTTGAACTTGATAAATGAGATCACTGTCGATCGCCAGGTGGTGAAGAATCGGGGCCAGAATTATTATTTTGGTTATGTGGAAAACTTGTTATCAGTAGCAAAACGCGCTAAAGAAGCAGATCGTCGCATGTCAGATGCTAATTTTTTCTTGGGAAAAAATTACTTGAATATCCGCATTGACTTTCTTCTTAACAGTTATAATGTCGGTCGACCATCGGTTACTTTTAGACTTTTGACGGTTGTTTTGCTGATTTGCCTGATTTTGATTTACGGAATTTAA
- a CDS encoding BlaI/MecI/CopY family transcriptional regulator → MKRLTKREEDVMTVFWELKKSLTIRDVVKHNPELSQNTVQVVLKNLVEKKCLEFDGTSIARTAIARVYKAIISEEEYFQEIIPKKIFKKMVVSFVTQENSEEELKKIEDMVQKKLKEIRE, encoded by the coding sequence ATGAAAAGATTAACGAAGCGTGAAGAAGATGTAATGACGGTTTTTTGGGAATTAAAAAAATCTTTGACAATCCGAGATGTTGTGAAACACAATCCCGAATTAAGTCAAAATACAGTACAAGTTGTTTTAAAGAATTTGGTCGAGAAAAAATGCCTTGAATTTGACGGGACAAGTATTGCCCGCACAGCGATTGCGCGAGTTTATAAGGCAATTATTTCAGAAGAAGAATATTTCCAGGAAATAATTCCTAAGAAAATTTTCAAAAAAATGGTTGTCAGTTTTGTGACCCAGGAAAATAGCGAAGAAGAGCTCAAAAAAATTGAAGACATGGTCCAAAAGAAGCTCAAAGAAATCAGAGAATAA
- a CDS encoding ABC transporter ATP-binding protein yields MSNQTILSVKHLNKSFGAKQILFDLSFKVQSGHIVGLVGPNGAGKTTILKAILGLIKSSGEILIDGQLMSFNHSAPLKSVGALIEYPGIYPYLTGRQHLQLFAHNGDIQTTIDELALNDFIDQKAKKYSLGMKQKLGIALALINNPQLVILDEPLNGLDPQATRDLRELIITKAQAGTTFLVSSHLLSELQKLADDLIVIDHGRLIASAAMNEILASNRHYVVISTNNDSLAEQTLSQNNYPVVSSDPLKVMIDAAHPVEKLLTVLNEQRVTVKDLIHEDDDLEQSILTILEEKNA; encoded by the coding sequence ATGTCTAATCAAACGATCCTCAGCGTTAAACATCTCAATAAATCTTTTGGCGCCAAGCAAATCCTTTTTGATCTTAGCTTTAAGGTTCAATCTGGCCACATTGTTGGTTTAGTTGGTCCCAATGGTGCAGGCAAGACCACAATTTTAAAAGCGATTTTAGGCCTCATCAAAAGCTCAGGCGAAATTCTGATCGACGGACAGTTGATGAGTTTTAACCATTCAGCTCCTTTAAAATCAGTTGGTGCTTTGATTGAGTATCCTGGAATTTATCCTTATTTAACGGGGCGCCAACATTTACAACTTTTTGCACATAACGGAGATATTCAAACAACAATCGATGAGCTAGCGCTTAATGATTTTATCGACCAGAAGGCCAAAAAATATTCGCTGGGCATGAAACAAAAGCTGGGCATCGCACTTGCCCTAATCAACAACCCCCAACTAGTCATTCTTGACGAACCACTAAATGGCTTGGACCCTCAGGCGACCCGCGATTTACGCGAGCTGATTATCACAAAAGCTCAGGCGGGCACGACTTTCCTTGTTTCTAGCCACTTGCTGTCAGAACTCCAAAAACTTGCTGACGACTTAATCGTGATCGACCACGGCCGCTTAATCGCAAGTGCAGCAATGAATGAAATTCTGGCAAGTAATCGCCATTACGTGGTAATCTCAACAAATAATGATTCTTTGGCTGAACAAACTCTGAGCCAGAACAACTACCCTGTTGTGAGTTCTGACCCACTCAAAGTCATGATTGACGCTGCTCATCCGGTCGAAAAATTACTGACAGTTTTAAATGAACAGCGTGTAACAGTTAAAGATTTAATTCACGAAGACGACGACTTAGAACAATCTATTCTAACTATTTTGGAGGAAAAAAATGCTTAA
- a CDS encoding ABC transporter permease — protein MLKQEIFKLSQKTSTWLTIICLIIVNFSVALIGHLMPKHFIARELFIANFATNSIIPLILIAASASIITSEFEYNTIKNLIYEAKSRQAILISKWLTIFLYSLFLYGLMALTTLINKSIFYKGPIRSQYWLEQNSASLLNVWLLLSLVFLIATMIKKSSMAITVGIVGEFALSIIGVLMFNLIKKWEFLKWNPLNFLNLPAQLSQPAFYHPLTRLTDLQLIGGNICYIALFLALGLVLFAQKEV, from the coding sequence ATGCTTAAACAAGAAATTTTCAAGCTCAGCCAAAAAACGAGCACCTGGCTCACAATAATTTGCTTAATTATCGTCAACTTTAGCGTTGCCCTAATTGGCCATCTCATGCCAAAACACTTTATTGCGCGCGAACTCTTCATCGCTAACTTTGCCACCAATTCGATCATTCCCCTGATTTTAATTGCTGCAAGTGCTTCAATTATTACTTCTGAGTTTGAATATAACACAATCAAAAACTTGATCTACGAGGCAAAATCCCGCCAAGCAATTTTAATCAGCAAGTGGCTGACAATTTTCTTGTACTCCTTATTTCTCTATGGCTTAATGGCGCTAACTACGCTAATCAACAAATCCATCTTCTATAAAGGTCCGATCAGATCCCAGTATTGGTTGGAGCAAAACAGCGCCTCACTTCTAAACGTGTGGCTCTTACTCAGCCTCGTGTTTCTCATTGCCACAATGATAAAAAAGAGCAGCATGGCGATCACCGTTGGGATTGTTGGTGAATTTGCGCTTAGTATTATTGGCGTCCTAATGTTTAACTTGATCAAAAAATGGGAATTTCTCAAATGGAATCCGCTCAATTTCTTAAACTTACCAGCGCAGTTGAGCCAGCCTGCTTTCTATCATCCATTGACGCGCCTCACTGATCTTCAGCTAATTGGCGGAAACATTTGCTATATCGCTTTGTTTTTGGCACTCGGTCTTGTACTTTTTGCCCAAAAAGAGGTCTAA